A stretch of the Capsicum annuum cultivar UCD-10X-F1 chromosome 10, UCD10Xv1.1, whole genome shotgun sequence genome encodes the following:
- the LOC107877942 gene encoding probable LRR receptor-like serine/threonine-protein kinase At3g47570 codes for MEKAFSSFLLTVLLFLHYAMASSAMTYTNGTTDQLALLSLKSQIISGSFHFLDESWSLATSVCHWAGVTCISRHQRVNSLNLSNMALTGRIPRDFGNLTFLVSLDLGNNNFQGNLPQEMAHLHRLNFLDLSLNNFTGEVPSWFGFLHQLQFLSLRNNSFTGPISSSFSNISTLETLNLKFNSIEGHIPKEIGNFINLRILSLSGNNLIGSIPLSLSNASRLEILNLSNNLLQGNIPEGIGNLHNMDLLLIEFNQLTGSIPFTIFNITRIEVIAFTKNSLSGDLPDGLCNRLPTLKELYLSRNKLHGHMPTRLSNCSELQLLNLSENEFDGPIHNEIGRLSNLHRVFLGYNHFTGMIPQEIKNLVNLVELGMESNQITSSVPISIFNISSLQNLVLAKNNLKGSLPREIGNLTKIQFLYLNENRFTGEIPKEMSSLVKLEELNLEENTFCGTLDMEIFNISGLRTISLTLNNLSGTLPPNIGSILPNIEFLYLGGLTNLVGTIPHSICNCSKLTHLSLASNKLTGLIPNSLGDLTHLQFLTLEQNNLTSDLSLSFLTSLTNCRNLTILSLSLNPLNGMLPISAGNLSGSLIKFYASGCKIKGRIPNEVGNLSNVIDLVLGENDLIGSIPTSTQNLRNLQRLYLNKNKFTGSIGDNLCKLQYLGVIDLTKNQLSGSLPDCLGNITSLREIHLGYNKLSSNIPASIGNLKDLIKLDLSPNNMVGPLPLEIGNLKAATLMDLSMNQFSNGIPREIGGLQNLEILSLRHNKLQGSIPDSMSKMVGLEFLDLSHNNILGTIPMSLEKLQNLKYFNVSVNKLYGEIPSGGPFKSFPSQFFVHNEALCGSSRFSVPPCPTSSKHRSNRKNMLVLFLILGIALVFVPTTLVFVWIRYRRGKSVPQQADSSSIATTRRISYYDLLQATDSLSESNLIGFGSLSSVYKGILRSGTPIAVKVFNQQLDATFKSFDTECELLRSLRHRNLVKVITSCSSLDFKALVLEYMSNGSLEKCLYSHNYFLDIMQRLSIMIDVACALEYLHHGCSLPVIHCDLKPSNVLLDGDMVAHLSDFGISKLLGEDESNLYTKTLATLGYIAPEYGLDGLVSTKCDVYSYGILLMETFTRRKPNDEMFEGDLSLKQWVSNSLPKSVMDVVDANLTTQNDSYLKLDCVASIMEVALDCCVDSPTRRKNMKDVVEMLQKIKIQLHAC; via the exons ATGGAGAAAGCCTTCAGTTCTTTTCTCTTAACAGTACTCTTGTTTCTTCACTATGCTATGGCTAGTTCAGCCATGACTTATACCAATGGTACCACTGATCAATTGGCTCTTTTATCTTTGAAGTCCCAAATAATTTCAGGCTCCTTTcacttcttggatgaaagttggTCTCTAGCTACTTCTGTTTGCCATTGGGCAGGAGTTACTTGTATTTCTCGTCACCAGCGAGTGAACTCCTTGAATCTTTCCAACATGGCTCTTACAGGCAGAATTCCTCGCGATTTTGGAAACCTTacatttcttgtttctcttgacttGGGAAACAACAATTTTCAGGGAAATTTGCCTCAAGAAATGGCACATTTGCATCGGcttaattttcttgatttaagTTTAAACAACTTCACAGGGGAAGTTCCTTCTTGGTTTGGGTTCTTACACCAACTTCAATTTCTAAGTCTTAGGAATAATAGTTTCACTGGTCCCATCTCTTCTTCATTTTCTAATATTTCCACACTCGAGACCTTGAATCTGAAGTTCAATTCCATTGAGGGTCATATCCCAAAGGAGATAGGAAATTTCATAAACCTGAGAATTCTAAGCTTGTCCGGAAACAATCTCATAGGGTCTATTCCTCTGTCCCTCTCGAATGCCTCAAGGTTGgagattttaaatttatctaaCAATTTACTTCAAGGGAACATTCCAGAAGGGATCGGCAATCTTCACAACATGGACTTGTTGTTGATAGAATTTAATCAGCTTACTGGCTCTATACCATTCACAATTTTCAATATTACCAGAATAGAAGTCATTGCATTTACAAAAAATAGCTTATCTGGAGATCTTCCCGATGGTTTATGCAATCGTCTCCCAACGCTCAAAGAGCTTTATCTATCAAGAAACAAGCTTCATGGTCATATGCCTACAAGATTGTCAAATTGTTCAGAACTTCAACTATTGAACTTATCAGAAAATGAGTTTGATGGACCAATACATAATGAAATTGGAAGGTTGAGTAACTTACATAGAGTATTTCTCGGATATAACCATTTCAcag GTATGATTCCACAAGAAATAAAGAATCTTGTTAATTTGGTGGAGTTAGGCATGGAGAGCAACCAAATTACCAGCTCTGTCCCAATCTCCATATTCAATATCTCCTCCTTGCAAAATTTGGTACTGGCGAAGAACAATCTCAAGGGATCCCTACCACGGGAAATAGGCAACTTAACCAAGATACAATTTTTATATCTTAATGAAAATAGGTTTACTG GTGAAATACCCAAAGAGATGAGCAGTCTCGTTAAGTTGGAGGAACTAAATCTCGAGGAAAATACATTTTGCGGTACACTTGATATGGAGATCTTCAACATATCAGGGCTGAGAACAATTTCGCTTACCCTCAACAATCTATCAGGAACTCTCCCACCAAACATAGGTTCTATCTTACCCAACATCGAATTTCTTTATCTGGGTGGCTTAACCAATCTTGTTGGGACTATTCCTCATTCTATCTGCAATTGTTCAAAACTTACTCATCTATCGCTTGCATCTAACAAACTGACGGGCTTGATTCCCAACTCACTTGGAGATCTTACTCATCTACAGTTCTTAACCTTGGAGCAGAACAATTTAACCAGTGACTTATCATTAAGCTTCTTGACTTCCTTAACCAATTGCAGAAATTTAAcaattctttctctctctttgaACCCTCTAAACGGCATGCTTCCGATATCGGCAGGGAATCTCTCCGGGTCTCTTATAAAGTTTTATGCCAGCGGTTGCAAAATCAAAGGGCGAATTCCAAATGAAGTTGGGAACTTAAGCAATGTAATAGACCTTGTACTTGGTGAAAATGACTTGATTGGATCAATTCCCACATCAACTCAAAACTTAAGAAACCTTCAGCGCCTGTACCTGAATAAGAACAAATTTACAGGATCCATCGGAGATAATCTATGTAAATTGCAGTACTTGGGTGTCATAGACTTGACTAAAAATCAACTTTCAGGATCTCTTCCTGATTGTTTAGGGAACATTACTTCCCTAAGAGAGATACATCTGGGTTATAATAAATTGAGTTCTAATATACCAGCAAGTATAGGGAATCTTAAAGATCTAATAAAGCTTGACTTATCGCCTAACAACATGGTTGGCCCTTTACCTCTagaaattggaaatctaaagGCAGCAACACTGATGGATCTGTCAATGAATCAATTCTCAAATGGAATTCCTAGAGAAATTGGAGGATTGCAAAATCTAGAGATCCTTTCTTTGAGACACAACAAATTGCAAGGATCTATACCTGACTCAATGAGCAAAATGGTAGGTTTGGAATTCTTAGACCTTTCTCATAATAATATATTGGGAACCATTCCTATGTCCTTGGAGAAACTTCAAAACTTGAAGTATTTTAATGTTTCTGTCAACAAGTTGTACGGTGAAATACCCTCAGGGGGTCCTTTCAAGAGCTTCCCGAGTCAATTTTTTGTCCACAATGAAGCATTGTGTGGTTCTTCAAGGTTTAGTGTCCCGCCATGCCCCACATCATCAAAACATAGATCAAATAGGAAAAACATGCTAGTTCTATTTCTTATTCTGGGAATTGCACTTGTATTTGTTCCTACTACCCTTGTGTTTGTATGGATAAGGTATAGAAGAGGAAAAAGTGTTCCTCAGCAAGCTGATTCATCGTCTATCGCAACAACAAGAAGAATTTCATACTATGATCTACTCCAAGCAACTGATTCGCTTAGCGAGAGTAATTTGATTGGTTTTGGAAGTTTGAGCTCTGTTTACAAAGGCATTCTTAGAAGTGGGACTCCTATTGCAGTTAAAGTTTTTAATCAACAACTGGATGCGACATTCAAAAGTTTTGATACCGAATGTGAACTTCTGCGTAGCCTTCGCCATAGGAATCTTGTAAAAGTCATCACAAGTTGTTCAAGCCTTGATTTTAAGGCTTTAGTGCTTGAGTATATGTCCAACGGGAGTCTTGAGAAGTGTTTGTATTCACACAACTACTTCTTAGATATCATGCAGAGACTAAGCATAatgatagatgtggcatgtgCTTTGGAATATCTCCATCATGGGTGCTCGTTGCCCGTGATTCACTGTGATCTGAAACCTAGTAATGTCTTGCTGGATGGGGATATGGTTGCCCACCTAAGCGACTTTGGTATTTCAAAACTGCTTGGTGAAGATGAGAGTAATTTATACACCAAAACGTTAGCAACATTGGGTTATATTGCACCGG AGTACGGACTGGATGGTTTGGTGTCAACAAAGTGTGATGTCTATAGTTATGGGATCTTGTTGATGGAAACATTTACAAGGAGAAAGCCTAATGATGAAATGTTCGAGGGAGATCTTAGCTTGAAGCAATGGGTGAGTAATTCACTCCCAAAATCAGTAATGGATGTCGTAGATGCTAACTTGACAACACAAAATGATAGTTACTTGAAGTTAGATTGTGTGGCATCGATCATGGAAGTGGCACTAGATTGTTGTGTTGACTCTCCTACAAGAAGGAAAAACATGAAAGATGTCGTAGAAATGCTACAGAAGATCAAGATTCAACTTCATGCATGTTGA